A stretch of Plesiomonas shigelloides DNA encodes these proteins:
- a CDS encoding glycosyltransferase family 2 protein, whose translation MKFSGLVITFNEEKNIQACLASLQQVCDDIVVVDSGSQDRTCELARAAGATVVTSVPFLGDGPQRSHGLPFCQHDWVINLDADERLDDDLVAYLQGTDVSALGVDAIENRRKNYIGQRTTPYAGQYPDYICRIFNRTRTDFSPVFTHTRIMARNTRKIDQHVIHYSYADYQDMFARCVKYGHWQGRTLAERGKRVQGWQPVVHGVWTFIRLYVIKRGFLAGLDGFSIAKAKAVSSYLKYAVAWELQQTEQQTNR comes from the coding sequence ATGAAATTCAGCGGATTGGTCATCACCTTTAACGAAGAAAAAAATATTCAGGCTTGCTTGGCCTCGTTGCAGCAGGTGTGTGATGACATCGTGGTGGTGGACTCCGGCAGTCAGGACCGCACCTGTGAATTAGCGCGAGCCGCTGGTGCGACCGTGGTGACCAGCGTGCCGTTTCTCGGTGATGGGCCACAGCGTAGCCATGGCTTGCCGTTTTGTCAGCATGATTGGGTGATCAATCTGGATGCCGATGAACGTTTAGATGATGATCTCGTGGCCTATCTGCAGGGCACCGATGTGTCTGCGCTGGGTGTAGATGCGATAGAAAACCGCCGTAAGAACTATATTGGGCAACGGACAACGCCATATGCGGGTCAATATCCCGATTATATTTGCCGTATTTTTAACCGCACTCGTACTGATTTTTCACCGGTATTTACTCACACACGCATTATGGCGCGTAACACGCGCAAGATTGATCAGCACGTAATCCATTATTCGTATGCCGATTATCAGGATATGTTTGCCCGTTGTGTCAAATACGGTCACTGGCAAGGACGTACGCTGGCGGAGCGCGGTAAGCGGGTACAAGGCTGGCAGCCGGTGGTACACGGGGTGTGGACGTTCATCCGTTTATACGTGATTAAGCGCGGTTTCTTAGCGGGGTTAGATGGTTTTTCTATCGCCAAAGCCAAAGCGGTGAGTTCATACCTCAAATATGCCGTAGCGTGGGAATTACAGCAAACCGAGCAACAGACGAACAGATAA